A single window of Mangifera indica cultivar Alphonso chromosome 18, CATAS_Mindica_2.1, whole genome shotgun sequence DNA harbors:
- the LOC123202162 gene encoding GTPase-activating protein GYP1-like isoform X1, with product MNNINQQGLSTKGQQQNQNQNQIQNHIKSEASSVSTLDSRFNQTLKNVQGLLKGRSIPGKILLTRRADPIEDPTLHSPSSGRSLSQNDAGTSDNMHDSIEVEVQDTTRPKNNGSAYKLTISNIETMFEESHKSTMGARATDSARVMKFTKELSGSMVIVERLRELAWSGVPPYMRPTVWRLLLGYAPPNSDRREGVLRRKRSEYLDCVAQFYDIPHTERSDDEINMLRQIAVDCPRTVPDVTFFQQAQVQKSLERILYTWAIRHPASGYVQGINDLVTPFLVVFLSEYLEGSVDNWSISDLPPEKISDIEADCYWCLSKLLDGMQDHYTFAQPGIQRLVFKLKELVRRIDEPVSRHIEDQGLEFLQFAFRWFNCLLIREIPFHLVTRLWDTYLAEGDALPDFLVYIFASFLLTWSDKLQKLDFQEMVMFLQHLPTHNWTHQELEMVLSRAYMWHSMFNSSPRHLVS from the exons ATGAACAACATTAATCAGCAAGGCCTCAGCACTAAAGGACAACaacaaaatcagaatcaaaatcaaattcaaaatcatatcaaaagtGAAGCCAGTTCTGTCTCAACCCTGGATTCCAGATTCAACCAAACCCTCAAGAATGTACAGGG GTTGCTTAAAGGTCGCAGTATTCCAGGTAAAATATTATTGACCAGAAGGGCAGATCCTATAGAGGACCCAACCTTACATTCCCCTAGTTCTGGACGCAGCctttctcaaaatgatgctggGACAAGTGATAACATGCATGATTCCATAGag GTAGAAGTTCAAGATACAACCAGGCCAAAAAATAATGGAAGTGCTTATAAGTTaacaatttcaaatattgaaacTATGTTCGAAGAATCTCACAAGTCCACCATGGGTGCTAGAGCTACAGATTCTGCAAGGGTTATGAAATTTACCAAGGAGCTATCTGGTTCCATGGTCATAGTAG AGAGATTACGAGAGTTAGCTTGGAGTGGTGTACCACCATACATGCGCCCTACTGTATGGAGGCTTCTTTTG GGATATGCACCACCTAATTCAGATAGAAGGGAGGGAGTCCTGAGAAGGAAGCGTAGTGAGTATCTTGACTGTGTTGCTCAGTTTTATGACATTCCACATACTGAACGTTCAGATGATGAAATCAACATGCTTCGCCAG attGCTGTTGATTGTCCACGAACCGTGCCTGATGTTACTTTCTTTCAGCAAGCACAAGTTCAGAAATCCTTAGAGCGCATTCTTTATACATG GGCCATTCGGCACCCTGCAAGTGGTTATGTTCAGGGGATAAATGATCTTGTTACACCCTTTCTTGTTGTTTTCCTTTCGGAATATTTGGAAGGGAGTGTGGATAATTGGTCAATCTCAGATCTACCACCAGAAAAAATCTCTGACATAGAAGCTGATTGCTATTGGTGCCTATCAAAATTGCTTGATGGTATGCAAGATCATTACACATTTGCTCAACCAGGAATCCAGAGACTTGTGTTTAAGCTGAAGGAATTGGTTCGCCGGATTGATG AACCTGTTTCAAGACACATTGAGGACCAGGGGCTTGAATTTCTTCAATTTGCCTTCCGCTGGTTTAATTGTCTTTTAATTCGCGAG atccCATTTCATCTTGTTACTCGGTTGTGGGACACATATCTTGCTGAAGGAGATGCATTGCCTGATTTTCTTGTGTACATATTTGCCAGTTTTCTTTTAACG TGGTCCGATAAGCTTCAGAAGTTGGACTTCCAGGAGATGGTAATGTTCCTGCAACACCTTCCGACTCACAATTGGACACACCAAGAGCTTGAGATGGTACTGTCTAGAGCATACATGTGGCACAGTATGTTCAATAGCTCTCCTCGCCACCTAGTAAGCTGA
- the LOC123202162 gene encoding GTPase-activating protein GYP1-like isoform X2, with protein sequence MASFNLAGRCLHSIIDGFQYVGYINRLLKGRSIPGKILLTRRADPIEDPTLHSPSSGRSLSQNDAGTSDNMHDSIEVLFMVEVQDTTRPKNNGSAYKLTISNIETMFEESHKSTMGARATDSARVMKFTKELSGSMVIVERLRELAWSGVPPYMRPTVWRLLLGYAPPNSDRREGVLRRKRSEYLDCVAQFYDIPHTERSDDEINMLRQIAVDCPRTVPDVTFFQQAQVQKSLERILYTWAIRHPASGYVQGINDLVTPFLVVFLSEYLEGSVDNWSISDLPPEKISDIEADCYWCLSKLLDGMQDHYTFAQPGIQRLVFKLKELVRRIDEPVSRHIEDQGLEFLQFAFRWFNCLLIREIPFHLVTRLWDTYLAEGDALPDFLVYIFASFLLTWSDKLQKLDFQEMVMFLQHLPTHNWTHQELEMVLSRAYMWHSMFNSSPRHLVS encoded by the exons ATGGCTTCCTTTAATCTGGCTGGTCGTTGTCTCCATAGCATAATAGATGGATTCCAGTATGTTGGTTATATCAATCG GTTGCTTAAAGGTCGCAGTATTCCAGGTAAAATATTATTGACCAGAAGGGCAGATCCTATAGAGGACCCAACCTTACATTCCCCTAGTTCTGGACGCAGCctttctcaaaatgatgctggGACAAGTGATAACATGCATGATTCCATAGaggttttatttatg GTAGAAGTTCAAGATACAACCAGGCCAAAAAATAATGGAAGTGCTTATAAGTTaacaatttcaaatattgaaacTATGTTCGAAGAATCTCACAAGTCCACCATGGGTGCTAGAGCTACAGATTCTGCAAGGGTTATGAAATTTACCAAGGAGCTATCTGGTTCCATGGTCATAGTAG AGAGATTACGAGAGTTAGCTTGGAGTGGTGTACCACCATACATGCGCCCTACTGTATGGAGGCTTCTTTTG GGATATGCACCACCTAATTCAGATAGAAGGGAGGGAGTCCTGAGAAGGAAGCGTAGTGAGTATCTTGACTGTGTTGCTCAGTTTTATGACATTCCACATACTGAACGTTCAGATGATGAAATCAACATGCTTCGCCAG attGCTGTTGATTGTCCACGAACCGTGCCTGATGTTACTTTCTTTCAGCAAGCACAAGTTCAGAAATCCTTAGAGCGCATTCTTTATACATG GGCCATTCGGCACCCTGCAAGTGGTTATGTTCAGGGGATAAATGATCTTGTTACACCCTTTCTTGTTGTTTTCCTTTCGGAATATTTGGAAGGGAGTGTGGATAATTGGTCAATCTCAGATCTACCACCAGAAAAAATCTCTGACATAGAAGCTGATTGCTATTGGTGCCTATCAAAATTGCTTGATGGTATGCAAGATCATTACACATTTGCTCAACCAGGAATCCAGAGACTTGTGTTTAAGCTGAAGGAATTGGTTCGCCGGATTGATG AACCTGTTTCAAGACACATTGAGGACCAGGGGCTTGAATTTCTTCAATTTGCCTTCCGCTGGTTTAATTGTCTTTTAATTCGCGAG atccCATTTCATCTTGTTACTCGGTTGTGGGACACATATCTTGCTGAAGGAGATGCATTGCCTGATTTTCTTGTGTACATATTTGCCAGTTTTCTTTTAACG TGGTCCGATAAGCTTCAGAAGTTGGACTTCCAGGAGATGGTAATGTTCCTGCAACACCTTCCGACTCACAATTGGACACACCAAGAGCTTGAGATGGTACTGTCTAGAGCATACATGTGGCACAGTATGTTCAATAGCTCTCCTCGCCACCTAGTAAGCTGA